The sequence aaaagacaaagaaatTTGGGGAAAGAAGACCAAGTCGTGGGAGTCTACATCATGGAAGGATTTAGGAAGTTGGGAAAGGAATTCTGCACAAAGTGACAAACCCCGAGCTATTGATTGACTTCATGTGTACCGATTTTTGGAATGGATATGATTAACCGTGTACTACTACTCTTCTTGCCGTCCTTCTCGCTTAACAACAGAAATTAGACTAGACTAGTAATGGCAATAGCGTTGGAACTTCTAGATGAAGATTATTACACGGTGAAGGATATTGACAGCATATTTTAATAAGCACGTAAATTAAGACCTGAAATCAGTGCCCTTAGAACAAAGAAACTTAGCAAGAAAGGTTTAAATTAATCtacaataaaacatataaataatatacttaAAACTGTTTTAACTAGACATAGCATACagataaagcaaaaaaaaaaaaaagaattcttaCCCGAaatgtaaattataaaaaaagtttgttattttttgaataGTTTATAGtctttttgataatatataaaaaaaaaaaaagagaaagtacATATGGAGCTTGAGACtaagtaaatttataattctacaTCACggaataacaaattaattattagccaacacataattatatacaaataaaataattgtacAGTGTAAAGactatatattgatttatcattagattacataaaatatcagtcttatataatttctcaATGAGAAGAATAATACTCGTAGGAATAATACTAATAAGAAATTCCCATATTTAgtcagagaaaataaaagaactacTCATATTAACTCatctaatatatattctaaagTGAAAAGCAAGACGTAATTAagttatctttatttattaactgaaattaaaaatcaatgtTGGACATTCTTTAATCTGTCGTTAGAAAATGATACAAAGCTATGTTTGAATTAGGTGGCGGGTGATTATGATTTTTCAAACATAGCTAGTTATATTTAGTGCATTACGAAGAACATAAGTTGATGACGTGTTGATCGTATTGTAGAAAACAGAGGCCTACAGGTTAGCATTTAGCTTCATTTATtacagaaaaattattatatagactTGGTGTATGTTCCTACATATACACCAAATTGATAGGtagacatatatttattaattttaagtgatgaaatataaatatcaaattatgtaacacttatatatacatattattttcttgttaattGTAGTGTATATACTAAATCTAGATAAGAATATAGAAATCATATCTATAGTCATAAAACTTATCCTCTTCTTTATTTGGAGCATATATGGTTAACATAATTGCAATCCGAGTTCCACAATTTCTTAGTAGATTCAGTATAGGATCGATCAGGATTGGTACAGAATCGGATTCTAATTGGACTTTCTAACTTCTTATGCATGACATATGTACCATTATTCCAAGGATGAGAATGCAGATTATTAGGCAAATGAGGACAAACACATGAAAGGATTAATTGACGGATTGGAGAGAGACATCAATGATCTTTGCTTTTtcaacatttattttttttagcaagCTTTGGTAGTAATGTACGTTTATGTTACATAATATACTTTGTATAAGTATTAGATCGTTAAATTATTGGTGTCTAATTGATTATAGAAGTATAATGGTATATAAACTGGTCAATTGTACTAATTAGTTGTAATTGGCATCATTTGTTACGTTGGATACGAAGGTAATTAATAGGGTATGCTTCTGATGCTGATTCTGGTAATACGTTTAATGTGCCTTGCAATCATCAAGGCGATCATAGCAGCCTAGCAGGTTAAATTTTCATGGCATAACCCAAAATAAAAGTCTCACCACatgttctttctttattttttacctAGAAGACTTTCCAACTTCCAAGTACACTTCCCAATTAAGTATATACTATCAAGTCGCAGACCCACCAGATGGTTGCAACgagaaagaaaagcaaaaaaactcgtcaaaatttatgaatatgtatGAATCCATTCTGCTCACCCACTCCTTAAACTCTCTATTTCCCGTCCTTTCATCATGGATCCAGGAATCTGAGACATCCTTGCTAAATTATCATCTAGCAACAGGGCACGAGTACTTACAGGACAAAGTTTGAAAAGCATTAATGTTCAACCTTCTGATCTTGCCATGATCCTTAGATGTAGTGCACTTCTTGTAAGCCACAAGAAAGGGGTCTTCATCTTCTCGATGATACCCAATAACCTTTTtgaaataactaattttagaTGGAGCCTTCAAAGCAGGAAGACGAAATGGAAGGTCTTGATGATGAAAAGAGAAGTTATTATTAGTACTGCTCTTTGAAGGGCAAGGAGGAGGAGGCGACTGCTTTTGCATGGAATATTTCCATACATCAAGGACAATGCTTTCTTGATGATGATGTTTAATCTTGGAAACTCCAGGCTTGTGCTCCCACGAAAAGGGCACGTTAACTTGATAGCTTACCTCAGTACTTGGACTCATTTTGAGCTATGGTTGGGATATGGTTGGGTAATTTACGTTGTTAATATTAAGAGGCTGGCTACCTGATCATGATCTTTACGCCTTGTAACGGCTCCTTTTCCTAAAATAAAGGGAGTTAGCTAACTTTTAAACTAAGTTAGAAAATACATATACAGTTCGATAAGGAAGAGACGGGTCTTCTATAATCAATGGGtatttttcttcctcttttttttttttttttttaattttttatttttatgcacatGGGTCATAAAGAAACGTAGCAAAGTTGCCAAGGAAGTTGAAGACTGAAAAAGAAGTACTCcacattcaacaagaattgaTGGTCATGTACTCCATATAGCTTCTTGCAGAAGTACCATAAAGGGGCAGCAAATCCCTATGGTAGTTTTGCTCGAGGAATCAAACAATATTTATTTGAGATGTTCTATTGTTCTAGTGGTTACAAACCCTTCTTGTTGTTATATTTCGCATTCtgaaagaaagggaaaaaaaagaaaaagtccaCTGGCAACACAagcaatatttttttctttttctttcagaaGATATATATGCTCATTGATGAACCAAATGGGAAGAAATGAGAGGGATTGATACAATCGACAGCCACCAATtcccaatagacacaattagctttcaaatataattaatgaaatattgtATTTGAATTAATACTTTCATGGATTATTATTATGTGAATTGTGGACTCTACCTTAACTATTGATTTTTGTCCATAAgactatttttctttagttgaAAACAATATTTTGTCGAGTATCTACACAGTATTAGAAACTtgacttatatatatatatatatatatatatatataatagacaaattgataaaaaagaaatagtgattataaaattagaagaatATAGCAATCacaacaaaagtaaaataaataagctcATCCAATACTacaaaaaccaaaaagaaaaaagtaagataaggaatttatattttccagAACAGAATAAGAAACAACTTGAATGCTTATTATATGGGGCTGCCATTCAGTTGTGGCAGGCGACGTTGGATTTATTTCTTggttttagttaaaatatattgtaTTAACTTTCTGTTTCTCTTTAGAAAAGTCAGGTTGTTTGCAACTTACTGTGCCCATACCATAGCTCGGGCCTTGAGGTATTGGCAATGGGGTAGTTTTTAACAGTTGCAGCCAACGGAAGTCCACCCCATGATCATTTAGCTTTAGTTAGTCTTACTTGAAATGTATATATAAGTGTATTAGCAGGAGCATGTTTGACTGTGTGGTTGTGGCCGCTAGTGAATGGCTgctattcatatttatttttttgttagacAAAATCTGCCTCTTTGATCAGCAGAAAATCTTGTTATGGGATGGCGGgtgaaaagggaaaaaagaagaagatggtgGCTATGGTGAGGGAGTTTGAAGGAAAGCAAAATCTCGATTTACGTTctctatctatatatatatatatatatatatatatatatatatatatgttgctTTCCTTTACTTTTAGTAAGATCTGTATATTTAATCGAGAAAGTTTAGTTCCTCTGCAAATGTGTGTGCACAGAGGAGCTCCTTGTTCTTGGAGGGTTAATTTTTTGGATCCATCAGTAGGAGTTTTCCCAGATTCTGCTGCTACCAATCGGTTTTGTCGTTGCTCTTTTCTTTCATGCAGCAAATGGAATGACTGAGCCGATATTTACTCGGGATTTTTTCTcttcaataataatttcatgCTGTTTGTGGGCCgagtttttgttttgttttaaggCCTTAAGAGCAAAAATACGTGGTCATTGAGTCTTTTTATAGTTTTCAACTGGGCCGTTAAACTTTATAATAGGTTATCTTGTACTATTTTGGGCTGAAAACCCTTTCTGACATGTCAGCATTCtctatttagaaaaaagaaaaaagaaaaaagaagaaaaggaaattgtatttattatttaaaaacaaataacaataacataTTATAATACATTAATGCAGTCCCCAGCGCGAAACGAAACGGCGTCGTCCACTCGACTTATAAACGACGCTGCTTTATACTGTTTCTTCAGCATAATCCCCGAGAAGTGCGCAATTAGggttagggttagggttttaGCTACTCCTTCCCTATTTAAGTGGCGTAAGGACTCAAAACCTGCGGCACCCATCTCAATTCTCAACGGGAGCTTTACTGTTTCTTCCTTGTCTCAGTGACatatcatcttcttcttgtttATAACTCGTAAGTATGATTTATAACATCTCCTTGGTTTATGTAAATGGATCCTTGTGGATATAAATGGGCTGGTTGCGATGATTATGACAAATTCCTCGTTCTGAATGCTATAGCCATGGCATGACAGACTCCTATTACACCCATAGAATATGAGCACCGCCTGTTAATCTCACTCGATCTTTTTATTGAACGGATCTGTGTGGATAATAAATGGATAGAATGTGTTCTTCCAATTTCAGTTTGACTTTTGATTGGAAATTGAGAATTACGCAGGAGTTTACTTTGATTTTGCAAGGCAAATACTTAAGTTGCTTTGTGTTTAGTCAACtccttaaataaaaattatttggtGGTGTTTAAAGcctatattttgattattgtGGATTAGGGTTACGCACACCACCACATCATTCATGtatttcaatttcattttcttcttcttttttcttttttgtaattttttctttgaaaaatgaCTTTCAAAATTGGTACTTTTGGTATGGAGTTTAGtcttcctttttatttaaatgttgACTGGAATTGAGATTAGTCTGCTTTCCCATGATGCAAGTGAAAATATTATGGAAATTTAACATGCTTCCTGGATATGGGGAgataatttgattataaattactaaattcgAGGCTTGTGGAgtcaaaatatgaaatttagtGCGGTAGATTAGATAGAAAGAAAACCTTGACAAGATGCTTTTTATAGCAAATTGTGGTTTGGTAACCTTGTATCACAAATAGTCCTTGCTAGCAGCAAGGACCATGATagttaaaatctattaatttgTTTTGGTATGGTTTCTTCTTTGTATTGTTGTTCTCTCACGCCGGCATATCGGCAAGTATTTCTTGTTTGAAGATCTTCTGGCTGGAACCTGGGAGCACCAGCAAGTTGGAATATTATGCATTCAGGACAAAGCTTGATATGGGTATGTAAGATTGAAGCTTGCGTTTGAGCTCCAAAGTAATAGCTAGCTAATGTTGCAAGGAAGAAAGTGCACGGTGAATACTTGGTGAACTGCGGGCTAGTAATGTTgcttaattgttttttttcaTGTATTAGATACAGTATAAAGTTTTGCGTTTGAATCACAGTAAGGAATTGTAATTTCTTGTACTAACAATATTGGAAATTTTGCTTAAAAGAAAGATTGGTGGTTTCTCGTTCTCCATATTTTGTTTGGTTCCCCGCTCTGGATTAAGCTTTCTGCGACTTTTCCTCCTAAGGAAAGGAAATAGTTGAATGAGAAAATTTCAGTAGAGTATGGATAAGCGTgggaaaattgaaaaatcctTTCCCCTTCTCCTACCAGGAGGAAACACAATTTCTAATCTAAGCAAATACCatgaaaaatccaaaaaataaGCTGATGCAGCCAAACACCAAAACAATTTCGGGGGCAAACTTGCAGGCACTGATAGCTCAGCCAAACCACCAACCATGACAACTTACGTCCAAGGACTAAACCTCGTCACTAAATCAACAGGAATCTTCTTAGCTCTTGCATAACACAATCACATTGATGAAAATCATGATCTTTTTAATTCCAATTGCACGATTTCATATTACAAGCCTAAGAAAACCTCTTGCCAAGCTCGGCCCTTTAATTAGTCTACCATCACTAAACAAACGcttaaaaaatacaaacacAAGAACATACTATCAAATAAGTTtcgaaaattaaaagaaaaaaataacaagacTGACTGAAACCAGAAGCATAAATTGTTCAATATCAGTTAATAGTGATgaaactcttttttctttttgttcttgaCCATCTGTATCTTTCATCTTCCATCTGTAGATAAAGTGGTCACAATGCAGGGAAAGAGGAAGAATGCATTAGACTTGGACCAAGAAGATCACTGCACAGGCTGGCTCCTTCCCTGGTCCTGTTGTTCTCTGTTCTTGGGCTGCTGCCTGCACTGCTATTTGAAAGCGAACCAAATGTAGTCTTTTGTAGCACCCCAGTAGGAGACAAACCTAACTGAGAACTGCTGTCCCATCTCTCTACCAATAGGTTAAGTCCTGATGAATTCTTGCACTCTGAAGCACTGTTATTGCTGTTATGCAAAACCTCTCCAAGAGGACCACCCACTGAAGTTTCCCAAGGTACAGGTCTCCAATTTGCTTGCTTTTGTTTATGATCATTGAAAACAATATCAACTCCCGTTCCCGTTTGTATTGAATCCAAATCACGGGATAACCTTAGTGGGGAGACCGCAAATATTTCATTGCTTGGAGAGGAAGTGCTGGACTTAAAGTCTGTAGGATCATTGGGGATTGAAATGGATAACTGGGTTCTATCTGATTGCACATCAAGTTGAGGCCAAGAGACAGAAGATTGATCAGATTGACTTTTAGGCCAATCATCCATGAATTGGCGAAAGGAATGCTGTGAAATAGTTTCCTGGCCACTCATGTCCTGAGAAGATGCAAAGTTTCTGCAGCTGATTAATGAAGAGCTATTCTGTGAAGGGTTAAGGAGAGAATCGAAGTTAACATGTCCAAATTCAATTTGCGAGGACTCCTGGTAGGGGTGTTTTGAAATGAAGAAAGGGTTTTCTTTAGATTTTAGGTAAATCTTGGATGATTGCATGGACAAGCTGGGTGAGTCTTGCAGTCTTTCACCCAAATTCTCTTTATTAAGAATCATTCTGCAAGAGGATTTATCATGCACGGAAACCATTAGGAACATGAAATCGTCCTTGGACTAAAAACCAATTACAAAGATGAAAATATCTGTGCAGGATATAAAAACAATGCTTCCAATTCCAACATGAAAAGATTTACAGACATTCCTCTTAAACATTGAGACTCCTGATGAAGAGAAGTCATCAAGGCAGCATCTGAAATTTGCACAAAATATACAGTAGTACTTGATGGTAGATGCTACCACAAGTCACAGTAACATAGTAAAACAGAGTAACAAAAACATGAATGATTATCAGGCTACCACATCATTGCAAacttaagaaaatgaaagaattataaatgatagaagaaaggaaatctataatatcttattttgttaCCTGTTGATGAGAGTATCAGCAGAAAGATTAGATGAGCTATCTGGCTGTAAGTTCTTAAGCTGCTGCTGATTCTGTGCAATAATGAGGTTGTTGGATGCGCCACTGCCATGAAGCCCCACCACTGAAGCTGATGCGGAGGATGAGGAAGGAGTGGACATTGGCTTTGCATTGGTGGTTTTtgtagcagcagcagcagaatGGCCAGATTGGCCTTCCACATGCTTTCTTGAACGATGACGGCCCCTGTTCATATGCCGCTCACAGTATTTCTGGTCGGCAACCGCATCTCTTGAGCACCGCCATTTTTTCCCATCTGTCCTGCGACAACGCCCAGGCTCTGGATCATTGTTGCTTGAGAAACCCAGATGGAAAGCACCCCATGGCACTAAATTTGCATCATAAGGGAACATCAAAATAATTAGTCATATTTACTAttcttttaacaataaaagcacaagtaatttttgttttttcttaactGGAAGTACTTGGACAGACTACAGCTAAAATTTGGGGTTTTTCCACACAAAAAGGTTAACTGAACAATGACTTATGCTTAGTGCCAATTTGAACTGGGATTGTAGAAGTAATTGGAGCTTTGTACCCACATTTGTCTTTGCAAGTTTAGGTATTATACTGGATCAGTATAAAACCGAAAAGTAAAATTCCATTCTTGCAATCGCAAAAAGAGTGGCTAAAATAGAAACTTACAGaaccaaaagaaaatcttGAGAATCATTATGGAACATAACAATGAAATCTCGTggatcaaataaaaaattgtttatttttttccataaCTAAAGAGACAAAACTTACATGTATTGGGTCTGAGGAGTCCGCCCGACAAGCTAGAGAACTCAACAGAATCAAGAGCTTTTCTTATGGGGATTAGCAGATTAGAAGGTATAGAGACGTTAGCAGTTATGTATTTGTAGATCAACGCCTGGTGTTCAAGCTCCATCCACTGGGATGGAGTAAAAGGCCCTCTAGCCTCCGTGAATATCCCATGCGTATTTGCACTATTGACGTTTCCATAATTGTATCCTAAAAGAtaaatcaaaacaaatcagGATAAAAAATATGGGAGAAAATGCAGAATCACGAAAGCCAAAATTTCAAAGTTTCGTTCAACAGCACACTGGAAATGGAAAAGGGCCATCTTAGTACAAAGGAATGGGGAGACAAAAAATACTGGCGGATAAGCCAACGCCATAGCTGTCTTCAACATTTACGGGATTACAGACAATCATGAACTAgaggaagaaagagaaataaaggaattttttttaaaaaaataatcattagaAGGACTTAATCCGATCAGAAATTGGGCCTTTCATGTTTTTTCAGTTCTACCTTGTTTCTCATCATAAATTATTCCTCTTTTTGTGCACACTGGTCTCCTCTGCTAGATTAAACCGAAACCAATCACCCAGAAACAGaaagaattaagaaagaaacaagaaaaccaGAAATTTGTCAAATGACCAGTTCTAGATTTCCAATGAAAAACTCTTAACCAGTAACAGGAATCATAGCCTCaagaaaactaataaaatgccTAATCCTTtttagggaaaaaaaaaaaagaaaaaagaaaaaaaccttATCTCTTAGCTAAACCTTGTCTCCATGCAAATGTACCCATTTACTCCCCCAAAAGGAACAAACAAAGATATATAACTTTCTATGTCCTAAAATAATGATAAGCAGACCCCCAACATATACTTAAAAGCTATAGTGTTGCTTAGTATAGTCATTGTACCTGAACCACTCCTACTGTAAGCAGAAGTGATATGAAATCCAGGCAATGTAGCATTGTGAGAACTTCTCTCTACTGATGAGAGAGATTCTGATTTGGGACAAGAGAAACTCAGCATCTGCTGCTGTTGCTGTTGCTGGTCATTATCACTGAAAAGATTGGTATTATTAGATTTGAGTAAAGTATTTCTTTGTGGAAGCAATAAAGACTCGGTCTTTGACAGTTTAGAGCTCCTCCAGACATCTTCAGCTGTAGAAATATAAGATCTTTCTTGCTTAAGAAACCCAGATCCGTACCATTCTTGTTTTGTTTCATGATCTGAATTAGCAAGAGAAGCAAAACCAGTATTGCTAGTATTATCTGAACCCACCAATCCCTCCAAACCCACTACTCCAAAATccataaagaattaaaatggCCAACGAGAAACTACAAAACTTCTACCTCGAAGACATAGTGAAGCCTCGTGTCATTTGCAAAAAAGACAATGGCTTTTTTAAGAGCTGGATATAAGCTCATTTTGGAGAACTTGGAAATGGGTTTATGAGGTGGTGATATGGTTAAGCTCAAAACTGAAAACTAGtctgcttttctttttgcctGGTGTTGATATTTTggaaagataaaattattggAGAGAGCGGTTTGACTGTCTAGAGACAAAGCTAGAACTTAAGACCTTGTTTGGATTATTATTTCCTCTCTCTCATATTTGAAACAAGCGGAGGAGTGCAAACGGAGGactaaaaatgaagaaaagaaaaagacagaaGAAAACCAGAACCTTTTTTAGTCTCGAGTTGGAGTGGAAATATGgcaaagataataatatttaccactttatttttattgttgattTTCTCgtttttttaaaagaacatactttttttttttttagattagatactttgttattattttttcttttttttacgAAAGACAGTCATTAATTAAGAATTGTTATACTCATTTCATGTTTCTTCAACccttttatattttctcaattaaaaagataaaaaaatataaaaagtactatttatttattagctGAAAAATAAGGCAAGACATTTTTCAgacctaaataaataaataaaaaaggtcAAAAGTGTCAGCACAAGTAGAAGTCAAATAAACCGAGAGTAATATGGAAACTTTAGAGAAAGTATACACTGTGCTAATACTACAGAATTGCTTCCATGTAATTGTTACACATAAATAAACATTTTGTTTTTCAACAATTCTCTCTCCAAACATATTATAGATACCTTACGGAAGTTATCTCTAAAGTTTATATTCTACATTATTCTGCTAAAATTAACTCCCATGGACAAATATTAACTTGGGTATTGGAGAGGCCATTGCATTCTGTGTGTGTAGGATTGCACCCACCCACCCACTACAAGGAGCCATTCTGTTGACCAAAACCATCACTAATCTTCCTTCACCTTCATCTGTATATGTTTCtgtctttattttcttcagaATTTACTTGCAAATTAGTCATttcaaaaaaacaaagaaaaatgaaaacttgCCGGTCTTTTGAAATGGAAGAATCTCTTCTAATTGTAAAAAAATGCAAGGAAAGTGCATTCATTATTAAGAGAAAGAACAAGTAAACGCTTTGTGTCCAAAGCCAACTTCACAAGTTTCTTTCAAGAATATGTTTAGTACTTCCATCTTGGATTGGATTTGGGCCTCAAACAAATCCGAATACAGATATATATACAGTTGTTGCTCTATAACCAGGAAAAACATTATCGATGATACTATTCCGAGTGTTGAAATGAGACCAGGATTCTCAATGTAATCCCCCTAGGGTTTGATACTTTTAGATTCCAACTCTTTCTGCAACTGAAAAAGCTAAGAGGGATCATACTCTGAGTGTCTATTGAAAGAATTGGAGTTTTGTTATACTTTCTTCTGTTTTGAACAACAGCCAACAGCCAATACATACCCTGTTTGCAATATTTTACCTAAATCCGAAAATTGCGCCAAAGAAATAAGACTATAGCTGTCAGTCCACTTCCATCTTGATAATAGCAAATATCCAACTGAACCATGAAAAGTGATTGAAGCAACAGCTCAAGCACAAGAATGAGACTTCGGCAAAGCATCTTACCTAATACATGCACGTAAAGATAGAAAATCAAAACTTTACTTCATACTCGATGGCCACAATTCCACGTTACAACCCTACTTCCTGGGGCTTGTTCCTTCTGATTAGTTCACATTTACTAAGCAAAAGCATAGAGAAAACAgatacatattttaaataaaattttaagaggagaaaatatagaaaaagaacacCATACTGATTAAGAACTGGTAAACAAATTGTTCCATCTTTTGTAAATCAGAGATAAAAActtcattcttcttcttctaattcTTCCATCACCTACGAAGGAACTTAATTGGCAGGTCAGGTCAAGTAGTTACAAGGCAGGCAATGAAGAAGAATGCACTAGAGTTGAACCCAGAAGATCAGTACACATTCTAGGCCCTTCGCTGGTCTTGATGTTCTCTGCTCTTGGGCTGCTTCCACCACTGCTATTTGAAAGCGAAGCAAATGTGGTTTTCTGCAAGACCCCAGTTGGAGATGATCCCACCTGAGGACTACTGTCCCATCCTTCTGTCATGAGGTTCAGTGCTGATGAACTCTTACACTCAGCACTGTTACTTGTATTGTGCAAAACCTCTCCTAGAGGACCGCCAATTGAAGTTTCCCAAGAGATGGGTATCCAATTTGCTTGCCTTTGGTTTTGATC is a genomic window of Ricinus communis isolate WT05 ecotype wild-type chromosome 2, ASM1957865v1, whole genome shotgun sequence containing:
- the LOC8270073 gene encoding uncharacterized protein LOC8270073; protein product: MDFGVVGFEGLVGSDTTTTTTTGSSGFASLAAAPSSDPETKQKWYGSGFLKQERSSTTTNEDDWRSSKLSKTESMLLSHRSTTLLKSNATSLFTDNGQQQMLSFSCPKPEPPSSTLPYFHLTSSAAYNRNTGYMNYGNFNSANMHGVYTEARGPFTPSQWMELEHQALIYKYITANVPIPSNLLIPIRKALDSAGFSSFSGGLLRPNTLSWGTFHLGFSNNTDPEPGRCRRTDGKKWRCSRDAVADQKYCERHMNRGRHRSRKPVEGQSSHSAAAATTNAATTASSSSSLSASVVGLRGSGGIAERQQHFKNLQPDNSSNLSAATSLSRIFLNKEKVGERLQDSPGLSMLTSQVDLKSKESPFLVSKESSQIEFGLVNSDSLLNPSQNSSPLISCRNFGSSQDLTDQDTVSQHSVRQFMDDWPKSQSDRSAVSWPQLDVQSDRTQLSISIPIGHHADYMSSTSSPNNEKVTLSPLRLSRDLDPIQMGLGVGSVINDQNQRQANWIPISWETSIGGPLGEVLHNTSNSAECKSSSALNLMTEGWDSSPQVGSSPTGVLQKTTFASLSNSSGGSSPRAENIKTSEGPRMCTDLLGSTLVHSSSLPALFFMDFGVVGLEGLVGSDNTSNTGFASLANSDHETKQEWYGSGFLKQERSYISTAEDVWRSSKLSKTESLLLPQRNTLLKSNNTNLFSDNDQQQQQQQMLSFSCPKSESLSSVERSSHNATLPGFHITSAYSRSGSGYNYGNVNSANTHGIFTEARGPFTPSQWMELEHQALIYKYITANVSIPSNLLIPIRKALDSVEFSSLSGGLLRPNTLPWGAFHLGFSSNNDPEPGRCRRTDGKKWRCSRDAVADQKYCERHMNRGRHRSRKHVEGQSGHSAAAATKTTNAKPMSTPSSSSASASVVGLHGSGASNNLIIAQNQQQLKNLQPDSSSNLSADTLINRMILNKENLGERLQDSPSLSMQSSKIYLKSKENPFFISKHPYQESSQIEFGHVNFDSLLNPSQNSSSLISCRNFASSQDMSGQETISQHSFRQFMDDWPKSQSDQSSVSWPQLDVQSDRTQLSISIPNDPTDFKSSTSSPSNEIFAVSPLRLSRDLDSIQTGTGVDIVFNDHKQKQANWRPVPWETSVGGPLGEVLHNSNNSASECKNSSGLNLLVERWDSSSQLGLSPTGVLQKTTFGSLSNSSAGSSPRTENNRTREGASLCSDLLGPSLMHSSSFPAL
- the LOC125369145 gene encoding uncharacterized protein LOC125369145, whose translation is MSPSTEVSYQVNVPFSWEHKPGVSKIKHHHQESIVLDVWKYSMQKQSPPPPCPSKSSTNNNFSFHHQDLPFRLPALKAPSKISYFKKVIGYHREDEDPFLVAYKKCTTSKDHGKIRRLNINAFQTLSCKYSCPVAR